CGGATTATAATCATGGGAGATGATTCTCTACCAACCGAGAGATATTTTGTAATAGTCTTTTGATAGTTTTTAATGGCTGTCAAAGAGAAGATGGAGTCTCTcgaaattaatttaattaaaaattttccctccagatttaaagaaatttcatttaaattgtaTGCTAAGTCTAATGCTTCAGAACTGTCGAGGACTTTGTATGATTTTAAATAACCTCATTTACAAaggaatttattctaaaaaaaaattatgttcagtgaAGACAAAGActtgccccacccctgccctgtccatttcttttttggcttcatagaggaaaatgagaaatactATTTTGGGGACAAGATTCCCAACAGAAGGGAATCCTTTGGCAGCAAGAATAAACAGCTTTGGCAGAAAAGCACCCtccaaaggaaaagaactttGGCTTGTTCAGACTAGGGAGTGGTGATGAGCCCCAAGACAAAAAGGATGTCCCTGGTACAGGGGCTGGGTCAGTACCAGGCTGTCTGGGTGGAAACTCTACTGTTACAAAAGCTCCTTAGAGCAGCTTCATAAAACACTGATGTTTTGAGATGCACGGCTTCTCCAGTCGTCTGGGGAGGATCAGTCACGTTCCAAGGAAGTGATTCTGTTTTACTCAGACCCACATTGTTCCCTTTGGCTTCTGATACAATACTGGTAGAAGTAGTAGTAATgataataagtaaaatacaaatcCTACAAACCTAGGTTATTGAcccttttcccttcattttccagaaaataaatccCACATCTCCAAAAGTGGATTAATGATTAATTTGAAGGAAAGTCTcatctgtcattttaaaatgctttgaaatcCTTTTGTGGTTGCTGTACACACAGAAAACACTTTTTTACCCATTATATTTCTGGGGTGAGTATGGatctgtgtgtatgcatgctcACATATTTAGCTTACATTTTCAAGGTGATGTTTTCAGCAGAGGAAGTTGCTCGTTGTTTGAATAAATACACTTGGGAAGATGAGTAACGAGCCAGCCATCCCATTTACCTGTAATTCCACTTGCAGTTGTGTGTGGCTTTGCTGATCTGGTTTGGTTGGATATGATATTCATGAAGGTCTAGTGAGGCGGTTAGAAAACTCAACTACTTGACTCAACCACTGAGCATCTGTTTCCTTTGATGCCAGGTTGCTGGCGGTAGACATAGTGGGTGGAATGGTTTCAGAGATCTCCATACGCTTTCTTCCAGGGACAGAGAAAATAGAACTGCCCCAGTGCAAAGTCTCCTTTCTCACTTATTCAATCAACACATTTTTACGGAGTATCTACTATATGCCACACAGGTTTGTTTTCTGTGCCATTCCTTCGTCACAATCCACTCCTTGCCAAAGTCTTCAATTTCCCCTCCCTTTGCACAATTCCAGCGAACACACAGGGCCATTTTGCTACCTAAAAGGTTTGGATCTTTCCCACATGGAAAATCAAGTCCTGTATCCCTTCCCTTGAAGTCCCTGCTAAGGtggtgttttatttataatatcccctttccttccacaaaaaataaataaaccccaaGACGGGAaagtattttagagaaaaaagaagagactgtGGGTGTTTTCTCGTATTACTGCATACTTATAAATGTTATAATGGCTGGGTATTATTCTATTGTATACCTTAGTTGGTTAACATTTAGTCAAAACAGGGTTCAcaatttggatttatttccttAGGGTAAAATACAAAGTTATTGTTTACACATGTTTGTAAAACCCTTAATACAAATTGCTAAACCACTTATAGAGAGTTTATAGAAACTTACAGTCCATTTAAAGTTCTGTTTACTGTTCATATAATGGTATCCTTAACCTCACTGAagatgaaaagtttttaaaatcttcactgattgtttttaatttacattttttattgctaGTGAGATTGGACattttttcacatgcttattaCTCAGTTTTTGTTTCCCTCCCCTGAGCTGTCTGTATATGTCCTTTGTCTAAATTTCTATTAAAGTTTTTGTAGCCTTCTTATTCACTTGTATGGACTTACTTCATCTTAAGGGtattaatattttgtctttagTATTTCTTGATCACCTTTGGGCAAAAACCCCTCCAATCACATTATCTGTGATCACTTAGAACAGGTAATGTGTTTTGTTCAATGAGATGAGAtcatctttttatcattttatgtagGAGGTGGAATTCAATGTCTAAAAATTAATACACACTTTAGAGCATAGTAAGGACAGCATTTTTTCTAGAAACTTCTATCAAGGGGAGAATGTATAAGAGTTAAACTATGAGGGGCCTTAGTCTTATCGATAGGCCCATTTGTATTCTTACTGCATTTGACGTGTGGCCCCTGTGCTGTGCTTATTACAAAATTATGAAATCTGTGCCCAGACTAGCATCTTGACACAGGTAATGAGCTTCTTTGGAATTTACTGGATTCCAGATAAAGTTCTAGTCATTCTTCATTCCCATACCTGTTTCCCATACATCTAAGAGGCCCTGAATAGCAGCCCTCAtatgttctcctttttcttttagacAGTTCTTCCTCAGTCCAGGAAGATGAAGAGGTAGAGATGGAGGCCATCAGCTGGCAGGCCAGTAGTCCAGCCATGAACGGATATCCTGCCTCTCCAGTAACCTCTGCTCGTTTCCCCAGCTGGGTCACTTTTGATGACAATGAGGTCAGCTGCCCTTTGCCACCAGTCACCTCTCCCCTGAAGCCAAACCCACCACCTATTGCATCTGTGACCCCAGATGTACCTCATCACTCAGCTGGGTCATTTAAGAAGAGGGAACGTCCCAAGAGCACTTTGATGAACTTTTCCAAAGTTCAGAAACTGGACATTTCATCCTTAAACCAACCGCCTTCCATAACGGAGGCTCCGCCTTGGAGGGCAACCAATCCTTTCCTGAATGAGACTCTGCAGGATGTCCAACCCTCCCCTATCAACCCTTTCACTGCTTTCTTTGAGGAGCAGGAGAGACGCTCCCAAAACAATTCCGTTTCCAGTGCCACAGGCAAGAGCCAAAGGGATTCTCTCATTGCCGTCCACCAGGATGCCATCTGTTTTGATGACTCAAGCAAAACCCAGTCCCACTCTGATGCTGTTGAAAAACTCAAGCAACTCCAGATTGATGACCCTGATCGTTCAGGCAGCGCGACGCTACCAGATGATGACCCCATAGCCTGGGTTGAACTAGATGACCCCCCACCTGGTTCAGCACTGTCCCGGCCCAGAGATGGGTGGCCAATGATGCTAAGGATCCCTGAGAAGAAAAACATCATGTCGTCTAGGCACTGGGGACCCATCTACATCAAACTAACAGACAGTGGTTACCTGCAGCTGTATTATGAGCAGGGTCTAGAAAAACCATTCCGTGAGTTCAAGCTGGAGATCTGCCATGAAATTTCGGAACCCCGGCTCCAAAACTATGATGAGAATGGCAGGATCCACAGCTTACGAATAGACCGTGTCATCtacaaggagaagaagaaataccAACCCAAACCTGCTGTGGCCCACACAGCAGAGAGGGAACAAGTGATTAAGCTGGGCACCACCGATTACGACGACTTCCTGAGTTTCATCCGTGCCGTTCAGGACCGGCTCATGAATCTGCCGGTGTTGTCAATGGACTTGAGCACAGTTGGCTTGAACTACCTGGAGGAGGAGATTACTGTGGATGTCAAGGATGAATTCTCTGGCATTGTGAGCAAAGGAGACAACCAGATTCTCCAGCACCATGTCTTGACGCGGATCCACATTCTGAGTTTCCTCTCTGGCCTGGCAGAGTGCCGCCTGGGTCTCAACGATGTCCTTGTCAAAGGGAACGAGATAGTTTCCCGGCAAGACATcatgcccaccaccaccaccaagtggaTCAAGCTCCATCAGTGCTGTTTTCATGGGTGTGTGGATGAGGACGTATTCAGCAGCTCACGGGTTATTCTGTTCAACCCTTTGGATGCCTGCCGCTTTGAGCTCATGCGGTTCAGGACAGTATTTGCAGAGAAGACCTTGCCTTTCACACTCAGGACGGCAGCAAGCATCAATGGGGCGGAGGTGGAGGTGCAGAGCTGGCTCAGGATGTCAGCCGGCTTCTCCTCTAACCGAGACCCTCTCACTCAGGTTCCCTGTGAGAATGTGATGGTTCGCTACCCCGTGCCCAGTGAATGGGTGAAAAACTTCCGCAGGGAAAGCGTCCTGGGGGAAAAGTCTTTAAAAGCCAAAGTGAAC
This Mustela nigripes isolate SB6536 chromosome 13, MUSNIG.SB6536, whole genome shotgun sequence DNA region includes the following protein-coding sequences:
- the STON2 gene encoding stonin-2 isoform X2: MTTLDHVIATHQSEWVSFNEEPLFPVPSEGGTEEHVPAPSSYSDQSESSSGENHVVDGGCQDLSHSEQDDSSEKLGLISEATSPPGSPEQPSPDLASAISNWVQFEDDTPWASTSSPQKETALPLTMPCWTCPSFDSLRRCPLTSESSWTTHSEDTSSPSFDPSYTDLQLISAEEQMSGKASQAGSTDSSSSVQEDEEVEMEAISWQASSPAMNGYPASPVTSARFPSWVTFDDNEVSCPLPPVTSPLKPNPPPIASVTPDVPHHSAGSFKKRERPKSTLMNFSKVQKLDISSLNQPPSITEAPPWRATNPFLNETLQDVQPSPINPFTAFFEEQERRSQNNSVSSATGKSQRDSLIAVHQDAICFDDSSKTQSHSDAVEKLKQLQIDDPDRSGSATLPDDDPIAWVELDDPPPGSALSRPRDGWPMMLRIPEKKNIMSSRHWGPIYIKLTDSGYLQLYYEQGLEKPFREFKLEICHEISEPRLQNYDENGRIHSLRIDRVIYKEKKKYQPKPAVAHTAEREQVIKLGTTDYDDFLSFIRAVQDRLMNLPVLSMDLSTVGLNYLEEEITVDVKDEFSGIVSKGDNQILQHHVLTRIHILSFLSGLAECRLGLNDVLVKGNEIVSRQDIMPTTTTKWIKLHQCCFHGCVDEDVFSSSRVILFNPLDACRFELMRFRTVFAEKTLPFTLRTAASINGAEVEVQSWLRMSAGFSSNRDPLTQVPCENVMVRYPVPSEWVKNFRRESVLGEKSLKAKVNRGASFGSASMSGSEPVMRVTLGTAKYEHAFNSIVWRINRLPDKNSASGHPHCFFCHLELGSDREVPSRFASHVNVEFSMPTTSASKAAVRSISVEDKTDVRKWVNYSAHYSYKVEIEQKKSLKPDFEGDEMENPKECGVQ
- the STON2 gene encoding stonin-2 isoform X1, encoding MTTLDHVIATHQSEWVSFNEEPLFPVPSEGGTEEHVPAPSSYSDQSESSSGENHVVDGGCQDLSHSEQDDSSEKLGLISEATSPPGSPEQPSPDLASAISNWVQFEDDTPWASTSSPQKETALPLTMPCWTCPSFDSLRRCPLTSESSWTTHSEDTSSPSFDPSYTDLQLISAEEQMSGKASQAGSTDERTEWQTGRQTAVSPVQACTEHSSTCTQGLDPSPPLPHPRKSQSPCEGPEGASVPNDSSSSVQEDEEVEMEAISWQASSPAMNGYPASPVTSARFPSWVTFDDNEVSCPLPPVTSPLKPNPPPIASVTPDVPHHSAGSFKKRERPKSTLMNFSKVQKLDISSLNQPPSITEAPPWRATNPFLNETLQDVQPSPINPFTAFFEEQERRSQNNSVSSATGKSQRDSLIAVHQDAICFDDSSKTQSHSDAVEKLKQLQIDDPDRSGSATLPDDDPIAWVELDDPPPGSALSRPRDGWPMMLRIPEKKNIMSSRHWGPIYIKLTDSGYLQLYYEQGLEKPFREFKLEICHEISEPRLQNYDENGRIHSLRIDRVIYKEKKKYQPKPAVAHTAEREQVIKLGTTDYDDFLSFIRAVQDRLMNLPVLSMDLSTVGLNYLEEEITVDVKDEFSGIVSKGDNQILQHHVLTRIHILSFLSGLAECRLGLNDVLVKGNEIVSRQDIMPTTTTKWIKLHQCCFHGCVDEDVFSSSRVILFNPLDACRFELMRFRTVFAEKTLPFTLRTAASINGAEVEVQSWLRMSAGFSSNRDPLTQVPCENVMVRYPVPSEWVKNFRRESVLGEKSLKAKVNRGASFGSASMSGSEPVMRVTLGTAKYEHAFNSIVWRINRLPDKNSASGHPHCFFCHLELGSDREVPSRFASHVNVEFSMPTTSASKAAVRSISVEDKTDVRKWVNYSAHYSYKVEIEQKKSLKPDFEGDEMENPKECGVQ
- the STON2 gene encoding stonin-2 isoform X3; the encoded protein is MPCWTCPSFDSLRRCPLTSESSWTTHSEDTSSPSFDPSYTDLQLISAEEQMSGKASQAGSTDERTEWQTGRQTAVSPVQACTEHSSTCTQGLDPSPPLPHPRKSQSPCEGPEGASVPNDSSSSVQEDEEVEMEAISWQASSPAMNGYPASPVTSARFPSWVTFDDNEVSCPLPPVTSPLKPNPPPIASVTPDVPHHSAGSFKKRERPKSTLMNFSKVQKLDISSLNQPPSITEAPPWRATNPFLNETLQDVQPSPINPFTAFFEEQERRSQNNSVSSATGKSQRDSLIAVHQDAICFDDSSKTQSHSDAVEKLKQLQIDDPDRSGSATLPDDDPIAWVELDDPPPGSALSRPRDGWPMMLRIPEKKNIMSSRHWGPIYIKLTDSGYLQLYYEQGLEKPFREFKLEICHEISEPRLQNYDENGRIHSLRIDRVIYKEKKKYQPKPAVAHTAEREQVIKLGTTDYDDFLSFIRAVQDRLMNLPVLSMDLSTVGLNYLEEEITVDVKDEFSGIVSKGDNQILQHHVLTRIHILSFLSGLAECRLGLNDVLVKGNEIVSRQDIMPTTTTKWIKLHQCCFHGCVDEDVFSSSRVILFNPLDACRFELMRFRTVFAEKTLPFTLRTAASINGAEVEVQSWLRMSAGFSSNRDPLTQVPCENVMVRYPVPSEWVKNFRRESVLGEKSLKAKVNRGASFGSASMSGSEPVMRVTLGTAKYEHAFNSIVWRINRLPDKNSASGHPHCFFCHLELGSDREVPSRFASHVNVEFSMPTTSASKAAVRSISVEDKTDVRKWVNYSAHYSYKVEIEQKKSLKPDFEGDEMENPKECGVQ